The genomic region TTTGCGAGCTAGTGTGCGCGCTGGGAGCAGAGGGCTCCACCCGCACGAAAGGCTGGGGTGCCACATGACACTCGACGTCGAGTCATCACGAGGGGAAGAAAGAGCCGGATCATCCGGTTTTGGTGCACGGTTCGCCCTGATTCTGATCGCGCTGCTGTGGGCTTCCCAGCTGAACGGTCTTGTCGGTCTGATGGGGTCCAACGCTCAGTCCGAGATCGCGATCCACTACCACACCACCCAGATCGCCTGGTTCAGCCAGATCGGCCTACTGGTAGGCGTCTTCTCCACACCGTTCGTGGTGAAGGCCGCCGGCATGTACGGCAAGAAGCGGATCCTGATCGTTATCACCGCACTGGGCCTTCTCGGCGACCTCATCGCGGCACTCTCCACGAACTTCGAGACGCTGCTCATCGGTCGCGCTGTCGCCGGCTTCTACGGCCCGTCGATCGCCCTCGTCTACGCAATGGCCCGTGACGTGTTCCCACGCCATCTGGTCGGTCCTGCCAGTGGTTTCCTCGGCGGTGGCATGGGCGTGCTGGCCCTTGGCGGCCCCTTCCTGTCCGGATGGGTCATCGACAGCTTCGGCTACCAAGGTGTCCTGTGGTTCATGGTGATCGCCACCGGGGTCAGCTTGGTAGCCCTCGTGACCATCGTGCCCGAGAGCCCCGTGCGAGAGGCCCGAACTCCGATGGACTGGGTCGGAGGCATCCTGCTGGGCGGGGGCCTGGCGTCCGTCATCTACGGCGTGGGCCAGGGCGCGGAATGGGGCTGGACCAGCGGGAACACCATCGCCTTCATCGGCTGCGGGCTCGTCGCCGTGGGCGTCTTCGTCCAGGTCGAGCGCAAGGTCGCGCATCCCATGTTCCCGATATCCTTGCTCGGGCGCCGCAGGGTGTGGGCGACCTTCCTGGTCGCGGCCCTCGTCATGGGAGCTGTCTACGCTCAGGGCACCGTGCTGAACCTGCTCATCCTCATGCCCGACATCCCCGGCCTTTCCGACGGTCTCGGGTGGACGGCTACGAAGAATGCCTGGGTCAGCGCGCCCAACAGCCTCCTCCTCATCGTCGTCTCCGTAGTCACCGGTGTCATCGCCCGGCGTATCGACACCCGCCTTCTGTTCGCGATCGGTGGCACATTGGTCGCCGCCAGCATCGCGCTCACCTCACAGTTCCACTACAGCGTCGCGCAGTTCCTGTCGGTCGGTGTGCTCAGCGGGATAGGGATGGGCATCGTCGTAGCTCTCGTTCCCATCATGATCATCGAATCGGTGAAACCGGAGGAACAGGCTCTGGGTAACGGCGCACAGAACATGATGCAAGGCGTCATGCAGGGCATCTTGACCCAGCTCGCCTTCGTGGTCGTCGCGCACAACAGCAACGTGGCGGAAGGCACCGCCTTCTACACGGACAGCAGCTTCACCAACGGGTTCCTCCTGTTCGCCGGGGTGGTGGCCGTCGGCACCGTCCTGGTCGCGCTTATTCCCAAGGCCAAGAACCTGGACCAGGTGGAAGCCGGCCAAGCGGCCTGACCACTGCCCACCGCCGTGGGCGCGGCCGGCCCCGACTCCCCGTCGGAGTCGGCCGCGCCCGCACGTCATACTCTCGCGGGTGCGGCCGAGGGCAACCTCGCATACTTGCCGACTCCCTCCAGGGGAGAGCTATGCCTTACCCGAATCACGCTCTCTGTTCGCCGGGCCCAGAGGATCCGTCGGAGCCCCGCCACGGCCGTCTGAGCTTCGAACGCGAGGGCAATCTGTTCTCCACGGTGCTCGATCTGGTGCGCCGGTCCGGGTACGACGGGTTGACCTTGGATGCGGTCGCTTCCGCAGCGTGCTGCAGCAAAGCCACCTTGTACCGCCGGTACAGCGGCAAGCGAGGACTGGTGGCCGAGGCGCTCCGTCGTCTCGACCCCCTGTGTCCTGACAGCGTCGACACCGGTTCCCTCGCCGGCGACCTGCACGCGCTGGTGGAGGGAAGGGGCGAGGGTCAGCTACGCGACGATGCGTCGCTGCTCCGCGGCCTGCAGCGTGCGCTGTACAACGATCCGGAGCTCGTGACAGCACTCCGCGGATCCGGGCCGTCCCAATTGGACGCCCTGATCGAACGAGCCGTCGTGCGGGGTGAGTTGACGGCAACGGGGTCTGCTTCGCGATACCTTCCCCACCTGTTGCTCGGGGCGGTCCTCGCCTGGCCACTTCTCGATATGGCGCCCGTCGACCGTCCGTCCTTGCACCGGTACATCGACTCGGTAGTTCTGCCCGCTCTCGGCATCGAGCGTCCGAGCGCGGCAACGTAGGCCCGTCCAGCCATTTCTGGCAGCGAGCACGTGCCAGGGACTCTAAGTCTCAGCACCGGTGCCCGCGCGAGGCGCAGCACACAGGAGGCGACGAATCGCTCCTCCGCCTCGGCGGGAACTGACAGACCGTCAAAGGATGGTTTCCCCCGTCGAAGTGCCGCACCCTGACCTGGCGTACCGACGGCGAGGCTACGCGTCATCCCGTCCCGCAACCCGCCTTGGCTCCCGAGAGGAGGCGGGAAGCGGGTCAGCACACCGCCCTGGCAGTCGCCTCCTGGGGCAGCGGAGCTGCGCACGGGTGGGCCGTCACCGTGATGGAGGTCGCCGGCCTTTCGCATGCTCCCGGCTGTACCACTGACACGTGGTCGGCGCGGATCGAGAAGCAGCGAATGGCTCGGGCGAAGTACTACACGGCGATCCGGTGCGACATGGGACTGCCGCCCGGCCACTCGGGCCGATGGCAGCTCCCGCCGCCTCAGCCCTCATGAGTCGAATCCGCGGCGCACGACCCGGACCGGCCTCTGCTCAATCTGCTGCGCCCCGCCGAGTTGGAGCATGTGACTTGGCGCGCGTCACACCGGCGACGAGACGCGGGCGGTGTGCCGTCGGCACACCGCCCGCGCGCATCGAG from Streptomyces sp. QL37 harbors:
- a CDS encoding MFS transporter — translated: MTLDVESSRGEERAGSSGFGARFALILIALLWASQLNGLVGLMGSNAQSEIAIHYHTTQIAWFSQIGLLVGVFSTPFVVKAAGMYGKKRILIVITALGLLGDLIAALSTNFETLLIGRAVAGFYGPSIALVYAMARDVFPRHLVGPASGFLGGGMGVLALGGPFLSGWVIDSFGYQGVLWFMVIATGVSLVALVTIVPESPVREARTPMDWVGGILLGGGLASVIYGVGQGAEWGWTSGNTIAFIGCGLVAVGVFVQVERKVAHPMFPISLLGRRRVWATFLVAALVMGAVYAQGTVLNLLILMPDIPGLSDGLGWTATKNAWVSAPNSLLLIVVSVVTGVIARRIDTRLLFAIGGTLVAASIALTSQFHYSVAQFLSVGVLSGIGMGIVVALVPIMIIESVKPEEQALGNGAQNMMQGVMQGILTQLAFVVVAHNSNVAEGTAFYTDSSFTNGFLLFAGVVAVGTVLVALIPKAKNLDQVEAGQAA
- a CDS encoding TetR/AcrR family transcriptional regulator, producing MPYPNHALCSPGPEDPSEPRHGRLSFEREGNLFSTVLDLVRRSGYDGLTLDAVASAACCSKATLYRRYSGKRGLVAEALRRLDPLCPDSVDTGSLAGDLHALVEGRGEGQLRDDASLLRGLQRALYNDPELVTALRGSGPSQLDALIERAVVRGELTATGSASRYLPHLLLGAVLAWPLLDMAPVDRPSLHRYIDSVVLPALGIERPSAAT